The Hypanus sabinus isolate sHypSab1 chromosome 3, sHypSab1.hap1, whole genome shotgun sequence genome contains a region encoding:
- the gja8b gene encoding gap junction protein alpha 8 paralog b → MGDWSFLGNILEEVNEHSTVIGRVWLTVLFIFRILILGTAAEFVWGDEQSDFVCNTQQPGCENVCYDEAFPISHIRLWVLQIIFVSTPSLVYVGHAVHHVRMEEKRKERGEEASRQEVNEEKLPLAPDEGVKESTKTNKKFRLEGMLLRTYICHILFKTIFEIGFVVGQYFLYGFHILPLYRCSRWPCPNTVDCFVSRPTEKTIFVIFMLAVASVSLFLNFIEISHLGLKKIRSAFRKTAEQPIDYPSQKLIHSISVSSMQKAHDYKLLKEDKPISHYFPMSESGVDMNRTPLISFQEKVKRVAPVEDMIKVYNETLLAYEQLDDAESGQKAGPQAEAELVAESEPAALAEPEENSGPEPDPPARTSENLSDTRPLSRLSKASSRARSDDLTV, encoded by the coding sequence ATGGGCGATTGGAGTTTTCTGGGAAACATTTTGGAGGAAGTTAATGAACATTCCACCGTAATAGGAAGAGTGTGGTTGACAGTGCTGTTTATTTTTCGAATCCTAATTCTTGGCACAGCTGCCGAGTTCGTTTGGGGAGACGAGCAGTCAGATTTTGTCTGCAATACCCAACAGCCAGGTTGTGAGAATGTTTGTTATGACGAAGCCTTCCCTATTTCCCATATAAGACTGTGGGTTCTCCAGATAATCTTCGTCTCCACACCATCTTTGGTTTATGTTGGCCATGCAGTTCATCACGTAAGAATggaggagaagagaaaagaaaGGGGAGAAGAAGCGAGTAGACAAGAAGTGAACGAAGAGAAATTGCCTTTAGCCCCAGATGAAGGTGTAAAGGAGTCCACCAAAACGAACAAGAAGTTCCGTTTGGAAGGCATGTTGCTTAGAACATACATCTGCCATATTCTCTTCAAAACAATTTTTGAAATTGGTTTTGTAGTCGGCCAATATTTCCTCTACGGGTTCCATATTCTGCCACTCTATCGCTGCAGTAGGTGGCCTTGTCCCAATACAGTTGACTGTTTCGTCTCAAGACCAACGGAGAAGACTATCTTTGTTATTTTCATGCTTGCAGTGGCTTCCGTATCTCTGTTCTTAAATTTTATCgaaataagtcacctgggcttGAAGAAGATCAGATCTGCTTTTCGAAAGACAGCCGAACAACCAATAGATTATCCTTCGCAGAAACTTATCCATTCCATTAGTGTGTCCTCCATGCAGAAAGCTCATGATTATAAACTCCTCAAAGAAGATAAACCAATCTCCCATTATTTTCCAATGTCAGAGTCTGGAGTGGATATGAATAGAACCCCCTTAATCAGTTTTCAAGAAAAAGTCAAACGTGTTGCTCCAGTAGAGGATATGATTAAGGTGTATAATGAAACATTGTTGGCCTATGAACAGCTAGACGATGCTGAATCTGGACAAAAGGCAGGTCCACAAGCAGAAGCAGAGTTAGTAGCAGAATCGGAACCTGCAGCATTGGCAGAACCAGAGGAAAACAGTGGACCAGAACCGGATCCACCAGCAAGAACGAGCGAAAACCTATCGGACACAAGACCGTTGAGCAGATTAAGCAAAGCAAGTAGCCGAGCTCGATCAGATGATTTAACAGTCTGA